Proteins from a genomic interval of Daphnia pulex isolate KAP4 chromosome 4, ASM2113471v1:
- the LOC124192802 gene encoding tafazzin-like isoform X1: MKDIVPWPFPQSLNGFLWRLSSRFIISAVGFIGKFILSNSTPYVMNSTRVVNRHILVDTLDSRPCHVPVITVANHTSCFDDPGLWSILPIRHVFNVDIIRWSLTAHNICFTNNMHSQFFARGKCVPVVRGGGVYQRAMDYCIQKLNDGQWVHVFPEGRVNMDNSFIRFKWGVGRLIAESKVMPIVVPFWHCGMDQVLPNEYPYRFQWGKQVLVNFGQPIDLKEVMQQAKDLNADDTMLRKMITDKIQDEMMILKDQTERMYSKLKKTS, translated from the exons AATGGATTTCTATGGCGGCTATCGAGTCGTTTCATCATATCAGCCGTGGGCTTTATTGGCAAATTTATACTCAGTAACAGCACTCCAT ATGTGATGAATTCAACCCGAGTGGTGAACAGACACATATTAGTCGACACCCTCGACAGTCGCCCATGTCATGTTCCTGTGATTACTGTAGCAAACCACACATCATGTTTTGATGACCCTGGACTTTGGA GTATTCTCCCTATTAGACATGTGTTTAATGTTGACATCATACGATGGTCTCTCACTGCTCATAATATCTGCTTCACAAATAATATGCATTCTCAGTTCTTTGCCAGAGGGAAATGTGTTCCTGTCGTCAGAGGTGGAGGAGTTTATCAACGTGCCATGGATTACTGCattcaaaagttaaatgaTGGACAGTGGGTCCATGTTTTCCCTGAAGGAAGAGTAAACATGGACAATAGTTTCATACGTTTCAAGTGGGGAGTGGGCCGACTCATTGCCGAGTCTAAAGTCATGCCTATAGTAGTACCGTTCTGGCATTGCGGAATGGATCAGGTGTTGCCCAACGAATACCCTTATCGTTTCCAATGGGGAAAGCAGGTGTTGGTCAACTTCGGACAGCCAATCGACTTAAAGGAGGTTATGCAACAAGCCAAAGATTTGAACGCCGACGATACAATGCTTCGCAAGATGATCACGGACAAAATTCAAGATGAAATGATGATTCTCAAGGACCAAACGGAGAGAATGtattcaaaactaaaaaaaacgagctga
- the LOC124192802 gene encoding tafazzin-like isoform X2, giving the protein MKDIVPWPFPQSLNGFLWRLSSRFIISAVGFIGKFILNVMNSTRVVNRHILVDTLDSRPCHVPVITVANHTSCFDDPGLWSILPIRHVFNVDIIRWSLTAHNICFTNNMHSQFFARGKCVPVVRGGGVYQRAMDYCIQKLNDGQWVHVFPEGRVNMDNSFIRFKWGVGRLIAESKVMPIVVPFWHCGMDQVLPNEYPYRFQWGKQVLVNFGQPIDLKEVMQQAKDLNADDTMLRKMITDKIQDEMMILKDQTERMYSKLKKTS; this is encoded by the exons AATGGATTTCTATGGCGGCTATCGAGTCGTTTCATCATATCAGCCGTGGGCTTTATTGGCAAATTTATACTCA ATGTGATGAATTCAACCCGAGTGGTGAACAGACACATATTAGTCGACACCCTCGACAGTCGCCCATGTCATGTTCCTGTGATTACTGTAGCAAACCACACATCATGTTTTGATGACCCTGGACTTTGGA GTATTCTCCCTATTAGACATGTGTTTAATGTTGACATCATACGATGGTCTCTCACTGCTCATAATATCTGCTTCACAAATAATATGCATTCTCAGTTCTTTGCCAGAGGGAAATGTGTTCCTGTCGTCAGAGGTGGAGGAGTTTATCAACGTGCCATGGATTACTGCattcaaaagttaaatgaTGGACAGTGGGTCCATGTTTTCCCTGAAGGAAGAGTAAACATGGACAATAGTTTCATACGTTTCAAGTGGGGAGTGGGCCGACTCATTGCCGAGTCTAAAGTCATGCCTATAGTAGTACCGTTCTGGCATTGCGGAATGGATCAGGTGTTGCCCAACGAATACCCTTATCGTTTCCAATGGGGAAAGCAGGTGTTGGTCAACTTCGGACAGCCAATCGACTTAAAGGAGGTTATGCAACAAGCCAAAGATTTGAACGCCGACGATACAATGCTTCGCAAGATGATCACGGACAAAATTCAAGATGAAATGATGATTCTCAAGGACCAAACGGAGAGAATGtattcaaaactaaaaaaaacgagctga
- the LOC124192801 gene encoding 60S ribosomal protein L22-like: MAPKAKPPAKEEKKAAPAAAAAAAPKPEAKKKPADKPAAAAGPAPKAAKTTPAAAPKAAAAAPKAAAAPKAAAAPKAAAAPKAAAAPKAGAKAPAAGAKGGSSKTPAAAPKIATKAGAAKPAAKGAAAAPKAGAKGKAPAASAAKGAAKKPAAKAATKATTKAATKAPAKTGSKAAAKTTTAKTATKGAAKTGLKKGVAAGKVVKAKSAATKALSTQRKVIKGLHGTRTRKIRTSVAFRRPKTFRPPRNPKYPRQSAPKRSKMDAYNIIKHPLTTESAMKKIEDNNTLVFIVHPRCNKHQIRSSVKKLYDIDVAKVNTLNRPDGQKKAYVRLAPDYDALDVANKIGII, translated from the exons ATGGCCCCGAAAGCAAAGCCACCCG caaaggaagagaagaaggctgccccagctgctgctgcggctgcggcACCTAAACCAGAGGCCAAGAAGAAGCCAGCAGATAaaccagcagctgctgctggacctgCACCCAAAGCAGCCAAGACTactcctgctgctgcccctaaagctgccgctgctgctcctaaggctgctgctgctcccaaagctgctgctgcccccaAAGCCGCAGCTGCTCcaaaggctgctgctgctcccaaGGCTGGAGCTAAGGCCCCTGCTGCTGGTGCCAAAGGAGGTAGCTCCAAgactcctgctgctgctcccaaGATTGCCACCAAGGCTGGTGCTGCTAAGCCCGCTGCCaagggtgctgctgctgcacctaAAGCTGGAGCTAAGGGTAAAGCCCcggctgcttctgctgctaaAGGAGCTGCAAAGAAACCAGCTGCTAAAGCTGCAACTAAAGCAACCACCAAAGCTGCAACCAAGGCACCAGCCAAGACTGGATCAAAGGCTGCCGCCAAGACCACCACAGCAAAGACTGCAACCAAAGGAGCTGCTAAGACTGGTTTGAAGAAGGGTGTTGCTGCCGGAAAGGTTGTTAAGGCCAAGTCCGCTGCTACCAAAGCTTTGTCAACTCAGAGAAAG GTCATCAAGGGTCTTCATGGCACCCGAACGAGGAAGATCCGTACTTCCGTTGCATTCAGACGGCCCAAGACCTTCCGTCCTCCTCGTAATCCCAAATACCCCAGGCAGTCCGCACCCAAGAGGAGCAA gatGGATGCTTACAACATCATCAAGCACCCACTTACCACTGAGTCTGCGATGAAGAAGATCGAAGATAACAACACATTGGTCTTTATCGTTCACCCTCGTTGTAACAAACACCAGATTCGCTCATCTGTCAAGAAACTGTATGATATCGATGTGGCCAAAGTCAACACACTTAACCGCCCCGATGGTCAGAAGAAAGCTTACGTTCGATTGGCGCCAGACTATGATGCTTTGGATGTTGCCAACAAGATCGGAATCATTTAA
- the LOC124192806 gene encoding uncharacterized protein LOC124192806, which yields MGSQKILNCISNKTFHILNCAFLIIVLILQSLVLNTYIISYTWNWDLASYFWFLGDLFMAGLFVAMSIRAYSYLTEQKLLKKKKEEKHSLSTVPSPVGKSVLGVLPLCYLAWICYATCLVTKVAFIFKSEIINTLKPQDIFGPQLLKFTISSSTIVFILLVAAHHDSEKDSQRALAIKSMCTNTAFELLDSVAFLSILIIKESHLAVTYDFENFVLVFACINFFLPTIALYQYSLSDFGQLEKPLDLNGVYHLSHMSLVNVPYLAVRVYLWSGYGSDISLFVMKNVIGILWHLKDIVPDFILLHKQCRAMRGGIVRHRKVVDECKDDAVELEQI from the exons ATGGGCAgtcaaaaaatattgaactGCATTTCGAACAAGACCTTCCATATCCTGAACTGTGCCTTTCTAATTATAGTGCTTATCCTCCAATCTCTTGTTCTGAATACCTACATAATTTCCTACACATGGAACTGGGATCTGGCTAGTTACTTTTGGTTTCTTGGCGATCTTTTCATGGCTGGTCTGTTTGTTGCCATGTCAATCAGGGCATATTCTTACCTGACTGAACAGAAGctactgaagaagaaaaaggaagaaaagcaCAGTCTTTCTACA GTACCAAGTCCAGTAGGAAAGAGTGTTCTTGGAGTTCTCCCTTTGTGTTATTTGGCATGGATTTGTTATGCCACATGCCTAGTCACCAAAGTAGCTTTCATATTCAAATCTGAAATCATCAACACACTCAAACCTCAAGATATATTTGGCCCACAATTGTTGAAGTTTACCATTTCCTCATCAACTATTGTGTTTATATTGTTAGTTGCTGCTCATCATGATTCAGAAAAAGATTCTCAGCGTGCCCTTGCCATCAAGTCCATGTGCACAAACACGGCGTTCGAGCTGCTGGATTCGGTTGCTTTTCTTAGCATCCTCATTATTAAAGAGTCTCATCTCGCTGTTACTTACGACTTTGAAAActttgttcttgtttttgcGTGTATCAATTTCTTCCTGCCAACTATTGCCCTCTATCAATATTCGTTGAGCGATTTCGGTCAACTAGAAAAACCTCTTGATCTAAACGGTGTTTATCACCTGAGTCATATGTCATTGGTTAACGTCCCCTACTTAGCCGTTCGAGTCTACTTGTGGTCAGGCTATGGATCTGATATCTCTCTTTTCGTCATGAAAAATGTGATCGGTATTTTGTGGCATTTAAAAGACATTGTTCctgattttattcttttgcaCAAACAGTGTAGAGCGATGCGCGGCGGAATTGTTCGCCATCGCAAAGTTGTTGACGAATGTAAAGACGATGCTGTCGAACTCGAACAAatctaa
- the LOC124192805 gene encoding protein maelstrom homolog isoform X1, whose amino-acid sequence MPPKKKTQKANGFMMFMIEMRPRLESDGHKFPGGLMDVHPVCTPLWNNLTTEQKAVYNQRAKGGPMIKEEKLDTRGVPLAWKEREEQKKIIEKSQVFQKIEDLVAYLHGQGTLVNHYFHLAHFNIAVSTDEGEYPPCEMAIVKFSLADGIASCIHEFVNPGQLRLGYAYEAGLHSEKTHKIPATGFNLFNNNYVAITNSIKRMLKQQDGGYAPLFFVDEDRVKAIYILEWLIEKSCELDNGYEKMNPFKTYSLNKLFYELRRYADLDDPRLRFTSTSQVSEYFGNGVFQFSPNMACEWHEDQDNVTYCSLTKVKNYAYTIADMCCEHYDLSLLPNRHVPASIADEHRYVVMPKADKVQDAQQTPVMKEDDEDEEEAIESVPRLPNTFSKIVMKSVGPRVAANFGKPQSVLPGAGRGILAGASPMKLISEPITPGPPSQESAPSTPAGRGRGRGFLLSDD is encoded by the exons ATGCCACCTAAAAAGAAGACACAAAAGGCCAATGGTTTTATGATGTTCATGATTGAAATGAGACCAAGACTTGAATCTGATGGGCACAAATTTCCTGGGGGTTTGATGGATGTTCATCCTGTTTGTACTCCATTATGGAAT AATCTGACCACAGAACAAAAAGCCGTTTATAATCAAAGGGCTAAAGGTGGCCCCatgataaaagaagagaaattagATACCCGTGGGGTACCACTAGCATGGAAGGAAAGAGAGGAACagaagaaaattattgaaaaaagccAAGTTTTCCAGAAAATTGAGGATTTGGTTGCATACTTACATGGCCAAGGAA CTCTGGTGAATCACTATTTCCATTTGGCTCACTTCAACATTGCTGTTTCTACTGACGAAGGAGAATACCCACCTTGTGAGATGGCCATAGTCAAGTTTTCGTTAGCAGATGGAATTGCCAGCTGTATACATGAATTTGTGAATCCTG GACAACTGCGACTTGGTTATGCCTATGAAGCTGGTCTTCACtcagaaaaaacacacaaaattcCTGCTACTggttttaatttgttcaatAATAATTATGTTGCCATCACCAACAGCATCAAAAGAATGCTAAAACAGCAG GATGGTGGCTATGCCCCATTATTTTTCGTCGATGAAGATAGAGTAAAGGCGATTTATATTCTAGAGTGGTTAATAGAAAAGAGCTGTGAGTTGGATAACGGATACGAGAAAATGAATCCGTTCAAGACTTACAGCTTGAACAAACTCTTTTACGAGTTGCGTCGCTATGCCGATTTGGACGACCCGCGGCTGAGATTCACCAGTACATCTCAAGtgtctgaatattttggtaaCGGAGTGTTTCAGTTCAGCCCAAATATGGCTTGCGag TGGCATGAAGATCAGGATAATGTGACTTATTGTTCATtgacaaaagtgaaaaactaCGCCTACACTATTGCTGACATGTGTTGCGAGCATTATGACTTGTCTTTGCTGCCTAATCGCCACGTTCCTGCTAGCATTGCTGACGAACATCGCTACGTGGTTATGCCTAAAGCTGACAAGGTTCAGGATGCACAG CAGACACCCGTTATGAAAGAAGATGAcgaggacgaagaagaagctatTGAATCTGTTCCACGCTTGCCAAACACTTTCT CGAAAATTGTCATGAAATCCGTCGGACCGCGCGTAGCAGCCAATTTTGGTAAACCCCAAAGTGTCCTACCTGGAGCTGGGCGTGGAATTTTAGCAGGAGCATCACcgatgaaattaatttcggAACCCATAACTCCAGGACCACCTTCGCAAGAAAGTGCACCATCAACTCCCGCTGGAAGAGGCCGTGGCCGCGGATTTCTCTTAAGTGACGATTAA
- the LOC124192805 gene encoding protein maelstrom homolog isoform X2, whose protein sequence is MPPKKKTQKANGFMMFMIEMRPRLESDGHKFPGGLMDVHPVCTPLWNNLTTEQKAVYNQRAKGGPMIKEEKLDTRGVPLAWKEREEQKKIIEKSQVFQKIEDLVAYLHGQGTLVNHYFHLAHFNIAVSTDEGEYPPCEMAIVKFSLADGIASCIHEFVNPGQLRLGYAYEAGLHSEKTHKIPATGFNLFNNNYVAITNSIKRMLKQQDGGYAPLFFVDEDRVKAIYILEWLIEKSCELDNGYEKMNPFKTYSLNKLFYELRRYADLDDPRLRFTSTSQVSEYFGNGVFQFSPNMACEWHEDQDNVTYCSLTKVKNYAYTIADMCCEHYDLSLLPNRHVPASIADEHRYVVMPKADKVQDAQTPVMKEDDEDEEEAIESVPRLPNTFSKIVMKSVGPRVAANFGKPQSVLPGAGRGILAGASPMKLISEPITPGPPSQESAPSTPAGRGRGRGFLLSDD, encoded by the exons ATGCCACCTAAAAAGAAGACACAAAAGGCCAATGGTTTTATGATGTTCATGATTGAAATGAGACCAAGACTTGAATCTGATGGGCACAAATTTCCTGGGGGTTTGATGGATGTTCATCCTGTTTGTACTCCATTATGGAAT AATCTGACCACAGAACAAAAAGCCGTTTATAATCAAAGGGCTAAAGGTGGCCCCatgataaaagaagagaaattagATACCCGTGGGGTACCACTAGCATGGAAGGAAAGAGAGGAACagaagaaaattattgaaaaaagccAAGTTTTCCAGAAAATTGAGGATTTGGTTGCATACTTACATGGCCAAGGAA CTCTGGTGAATCACTATTTCCATTTGGCTCACTTCAACATTGCTGTTTCTACTGACGAAGGAGAATACCCACCTTGTGAGATGGCCATAGTCAAGTTTTCGTTAGCAGATGGAATTGCCAGCTGTATACATGAATTTGTGAATCCTG GACAACTGCGACTTGGTTATGCCTATGAAGCTGGTCTTCACtcagaaaaaacacacaaaattcCTGCTACTggttttaatttgttcaatAATAATTATGTTGCCATCACCAACAGCATCAAAAGAATGCTAAAACAGCAG GATGGTGGCTATGCCCCATTATTTTTCGTCGATGAAGATAGAGTAAAGGCGATTTATATTCTAGAGTGGTTAATAGAAAAGAGCTGTGAGTTGGATAACGGATACGAGAAAATGAATCCGTTCAAGACTTACAGCTTGAACAAACTCTTTTACGAGTTGCGTCGCTATGCCGATTTGGACGACCCGCGGCTGAGATTCACCAGTACATCTCAAGtgtctgaatattttggtaaCGGAGTGTTTCAGTTCAGCCCAAATATGGCTTGCGag TGGCATGAAGATCAGGATAATGTGACTTATTGTTCATtgacaaaagtgaaaaactaCGCCTACACTATTGCTGACATGTGTTGCGAGCATTATGACTTGTCTTTGCTGCCTAATCGCCACGTTCCTGCTAGCATTGCTGACGAACATCGCTACGTGGTTATGCCTAAAGCTGACAAGGTTCAGGATGCACAG ACACCCGTTATGAAAGAAGATGAcgaggacgaagaagaagctatTGAATCTGTTCCACGCTTGCCAAACACTTTCT CGAAAATTGTCATGAAATCCGTCGGACCGCGCGTAGCAGCCAATTTTGGTAAACCCCAAAGTGTCCTACCTGGAGCTGGGCGTGGAATTTTAGCAGGAGCATCACcgatgaaattaatttcggAACCCATAACTCCAGGACCACCTTCGCAAGAAAGTGCACCATCAACTCCCGCTGGAAGAGGCCGTGGCCGCGGATTTCTCTTAAGTGACGATTAA
- the LOC124192804 gene encoding signal recognition particle receptor subunit alpha homolog: MLDFFSIFSKGGIVLWCFQGTSQIFTSSVNALIKAVILQERTGQLSYDHDNVTLKYKLDNEFELVYVVAYQKILQLSYVDKFLNDIHLEFRDAYKNELQLQQFGGKFEINEMFNSILKSAEDWGRLQAAAPKMMKSFEESQKSKKTVASMIERKGDDKENKKVKKVEIKVPEVKPEIIQNIELSEEDIIQQKRREFAEKMAAGKNKSKPPTEKLKSPKATSKKSKESRVWPLGGAPKDMETLDYTKDKDIGESPLPQQAVYLPDPKSVGTLQGEVRDMDFESESEEEEQQEEGTTDYVPKQVTQQKKQTGIFSLFKNLVGSKTITEEVMTPVLDKMRDHLIAKNVASEIAGKLCDSVAAKLNGKVLGTFESLANTVKASLTESLVQILSPRRRVDILRDVFESQRQNRPYVMSFCGVNGVGKSTNLAKICFWLIENNFRVLIAACDTFRAGAVEQLRTHMRHLNSIHPPEKHGGRQMVQLYEKGYGKDAAGIALEAINYARDGGIDVVMIDTAGRMQDNEPLMRALAKLIKVNEPDLVLFVGEALVGNEAVDQLVKFNQALADYSNSENPHTIDGIVLTKFDTIDDKVGAAISMTYITGQPIVFIGTGQTYADLKTLNVKAVVSILMK; encoded by the exons atgttggattttttttcaatttttagcAAAGGAGGCATAGTGTTATGGTGCTTTCAAGGAACATCCCAGATATTTACTTCTTCGGTTAATGCGCTAATTAAAGCGGTTATTCTACAG GAACGTACAGGCCAGCTGTCATATGATCACGATAATGTTACCCTTAAGTACAAACTGGACAATGAGTTTGAACTTGTCTATGTGGTGGCTTaccaaaaaattttacaacTGTCGTATGTTGACAAGTTTTTAAATGACATCCATCTGGAGTTCCGAGACGCCTACAAGAATGAACTACAATTGCAACAGTTTggagggaaatttgaaatcaatgaAATGTTTAACAGTATCCTTAAATCTGCTGAGGATTGGGGAAGGTTGCAAGCAGCTGCTCCCAAGATGATGAAGTCATTTGAAGAATCCCAGAAGTCCAAGAAGACAGTGGCTTCAATGATTGAGAGAAAGGGAGATgacaaggaaaacaaaaaagttaaaaaagttgaaa tCAAAGTACCTGAAGTTAAACCAGAAATTATCCAAAACATCGAATTATCCGAAGAGGATATTATTCAGCAAAAAAGACGTGAGTTCGCTGAGAAGATGGCGgctgggaaaaacaaaagcaaaccaCCCACTGAAAAACT GAAAAGTCCCAAAGCGACTTCAAAGAAATCCAAAGAGAGTCGAGTTTGGCCATTGGGTGGAGCCCCGAAAGACATGGAAACACTAGACTATACTAAAGATAAAGATATTGGCGAAAGCCCGTTGCCGCAGCAAGCTGTGTACCTACCAGACCCCAAG TCTGTAGGCACTCTGCAAGGTGAAGTTCGAGATATGGATTTCGAATCGgagtcggaagaagaagaacaacaagaagagGGAACAACTGATTATGTACCGAAGCAAGTGACCCAGCAAAAGAAGCAGACGGGAATATTTTCGCTATTTAA GAACTTGGTGGGATCAAAGACCATAACTGAAGAAGTAATGACACCCGTTTTGGATAAGATGCGTGATCACTTAATTGCTAAGAATGTCGCTTCCGAGATTGCCGGTAAATTGTGTGACTCTGTGGCCGCTAAACTCAACGGCAAG GTGCTTGGAACGTTTGAGAGCTTGGCTAACACGGTTAAAGCATCTCTCACGGAATCTTTGGTGCAAATCCTGTCTCCCCGCCGACGAGTTGACATTTTGCGTGACGTCTTTGAATCCCAGCGACAAAATCGGCCATATGTTATGTCTTTCTGTGGTGTCAACGGCGTGGGCAAATCCACCAATCTAGCCAAAATCTGTTTTTGGcttatagaaaataattttcgcgTCTTGATTGCTGCCTGCGATACCTTTCGCGCTGGAGCCGTCGAGCAACTTCGTACTCACATGCGCCATTTGAACTCGATTCATCCACCGGAGAAGCATGGAGGTAGACAAATGGTCCAGCTTTACGAAAAAGGATACG GGAAAGACGCTGCTGGAATCGCCTTAGAAGCAATTAACTATGCTCGAGATGGAGGTATTGATGTTGTGATGATTGATACTGCTGGGCGGATGCAGGACAATGAACCGCTGATGAGAGCCCTAGCCAAA TTGATTAAAGTCAACGAGCCAGATTTGGTACTTTTTGTCGGAGAAGCTCTTGTAGGCAATGAGGCTGTCGACCAACTGGTCAAATTCAACCAAGCATTAGCTGATTACTCTAATTCAGAAAATCCGCATACTATTGATGGAATCGTCCTAACTAAATTTGATACAATCGATGAcaag GTGGGTGCTGCCATATCAATGACGTACATTACCGGACAACCCATCGTCTTTATTGGCACTGGCCAAACGTATGCCGACTTGAAGACTCTAAATGTCAAGGCGGTAGTTAGCATcttaatgaaataa
- the LOC124192809 gene encoding uncharacterized protein LOC124192809, protein MSFNKHSVRLFVMQRNTSHQIAPGIANYRKYDTRLHQGRYLSTEVLPEEEQSGLFGKKLNERQRAAREKFLEAEKEWDRKVKWDSLNENEIEIVKAHKRAVLNGHFTYDDTKLGKKVTTRLRHFLRGSCCGNGCRHCIYNHDNVPEELKGAKTFNSAFWA, encoded by the exons atgagcttCAACAAACACTCGGTACGTCTTTTCGTTATGCAAAGAAACACCTCGCATCAAATCGCCCCAGGGATCGCCAACTATCGAAAATATGACACAAGGCTGCACCAGGGGAGATATTTGTCAACTGAGGTCTTACCTGAAGAGGAGCAATCTGGCCTGTTTGGGAAGAAACTGAACGAAAGACAGAGGGCAGCCAGAGAGAAATTCCTGGAAGCTGAAAAAGAATGGGATAGAAAGGTTAAATGGGATTCTTTGAATGAGAATGAAATTGAGATTGTTAAAGCTCACAAACGAGCAGTTCTGAATGGGCATTTTACCTATGATGACACCAAACTTGGAAAGAAGGTGACTACCAGATTGCGACACTTCCTCAGAGGTTCCTGCTGTGGGAATGGCTGTAGGCAT tgCATTTACAACCATGACAATGTTCCTGAGGAACTTAAAGGTGCCAAGACTTTTAATTCAGCATTTTGGGCATAA